Genomic segment of Bacteroidales bacterium:
AAGAGAAATTTACATAAAAAAAGGAAAATTATTTTTACATATCAACTCTTCGGTTATTAGAAATGAACTTTTAATGATAAAAGATAGTTTGTTAAAAGCTATGAATGAAAGAGCCGGTAAAAATATTATTGATGATATTATAATAAGATAAGAATTTTATAATTCACAATCGCCATATTTATTAAATCTCTCTCTCTTTGAAAAGAAAAAATCACTTTCAATTTTAGCATTTTCATCACAATCTGAACCGTGGACAGCATTTCTTTGTACCGATTCTGCAAACATTTTCCTGATTGTGCCTTCTTCTGCCTTGCTTGGATCAGTATTTCCTATAAGTTTCCTGTATTCTTCAACAGCATTTTCTTTTTCAAGAATCGCTACAACAATAGGCCCTGAAATCATAAATTTTACAAGAGCATCAAAAAAAGCTCTTTCTTTGTGGACACCATAAAAAACTTCTGCTTGTTTTCTGGTTATTGTAGTCATTTTCATTGCAGCAATCCTAAAACCAGTATCATGTATTTTTGCTAGTATAGGCCCGATAAATTCGTGATTCACAGCACCCGGCTTAATAATTGTAAAAGTATAATCTAATGCCATATCAAATTTGTTTAATTAATGTT
This window contains:
- a CDS encoding DUF721 domain-containing protein, whose product is MRRTNTQTLGEAIKEYLKAMKIDDKMKEVQLISSWEEIIGKTVARSTREIYIKKGKLFLHINSSVIRNELLMIKDSLLKAMNERAGKNIIDDIIIR
- the ndk gene encoding nucleoside-diphosphate kinase, yielding MALDYTFTIIKPGAVNHEFIGPILAKIHDTGFRIAAMKMTTITRKQAEVFYGVHKERAFFDALVKFMISGPIVVAILEKENAVEEYRKLIGNTDPSKAEEGTIRKMFAESVQRNAVHGSDCDENAKIESDFFFSKRERFNKYGDCEL